A window from Argopecten irradians isolate NY chromosome 3, Ai_NY, whole genome shotgun sequence encodes these proteins:
- the LOC138318916 gene encoding transmembrane protein 87A-like: MTEIMLRLSVPLLFLVTGVLCIPEQGKWVVPFDQDHQVFGVMKSMYKGTDVAVKIDCKGEEEGDLEIRWLLRYSPCSEEYIGLESNPSLQQQYLDFPDLQMIKEFQNKYDTFEFFYGQNVTSCKDGVIVLPDLRKTQPTVIGPKKKATNSSAQTGAIEDDKSDKTPEVSDTEKTKTTPGDTAKSPTPAKPASRRKREITKNASPVKQVNKTSGASTLKAGEKVDRHFYLSAWKDGVYAYILSIKRKDADSLLDTADNASPKPPKPFHVEVTIEMIGDHEYISAQDWPLLIFYGVMGLVYITYGIAWLIMLACSWRDLLRVQFWIGAVIALGMLEKAVFYAEFQSISSTGQSVKGAVIFAEFVSCMKRTLARILVIIVSLGFGIVKPRLGPTFHKVIGVGALYFFVSLIEGCMRQLQTKGDNSKDILAAQIPLAVIDASICWWIFASLIQTTRTLRLRRNIVKLSLYRHFTNLLIFAVLASVVYMIWSLSTHKLKVCITDWRELWVDEAFWHLLFSVMLLVIMVLWRPSINNQRYAFSPLLDAADEEDDESLMNDAFDGMKMRGVKSPVNGSPKQRDGRATIEDDLKWVEENIPTSITDKALPSLLDDSEEEMMTAKYEVNKMQ, translated from the exons ATGACGGAAATCATGTTGCGACTCAGCGTACCTTTACTTTTTCTTGTAACAGGTGTTTTATGCATCCCAGAACAAGGAAAATGGGTTGTCCCGTTTGATCAG GATCATCAAGTATTTGGAGTAATGAAGAGCATGTACAAAGGAACAGATGTTGCTGTGAAAA TTGATTGTAAAGGAGAGGAAGAGGGTGATCTTGAAATTCGCTGGCTATTGAGGTACTCGCCATGTTCAGAAGAATACATCGGACTTGAGTCTAATCCA TCATTACAACAGCAATACTTGGATTTTCCAGACCTGCAGATGATCAAAGAGTTCCAAAACAAATATGatacttttgaatttttttatggCCAAAATGTTACAAGTTGTAAAGATGGTGTGATTGTACTACCA GATTTGAGGAAGACCCAACCTACAGTAATTGGTCCTAAGAAAAAA GCAACAAATAGTTCTGCTCAGACAGGAGCAATTGAGGATGACAAATCTGATAAAACACCAGAGGTCTCTGATACCGAGAAAACAAAAACCACACCTGGAGATACAGCCAAATCTCCAACCCCAGCCAAACCAGCATCCAGGAGGAAGAGAGAGATCACCAAGAATGCTTCTCCTGTAAAACAG GTAAACAAAACATCTGGAGCATCCACATTAAAGGCAGGAGAAAAG GTGGACAGACATTTCTATCTGAGTGCCTGGAAGGATGGTGTGTATGCCTATATCCTCTCCATCAAGAGGAAAGATGCCGACAGCTTATTAGACACTGCTGATAACGCCTCCCCCAAACCCCCAAAACCATTCCATGTAGAAG TTACAATTGAAATGATCGGGGACCATGAGTATATCTCTGCCCAGGATTGGCCGCTATTGATT TTCTACGGTGTGATGGgccttgtatatataacatacggTATTGCCTGGCTGATCATGCTGGCCTGCAGCTGGAGGGACCTCCTCAGAGTACAGTTCTGGATCGGAGCTGTCATTGCACTGG GTATGCTGGAGAAGGCTGTGTTCTATGCCGAGTTCCAAAGCATTTCAAGCACAGGCCAATCag taaaagGAGCTGTGATTTTTGCTGAGTTTGTGTCATGTATGAAGAGGACATTGGCTAGAATCCTGGTGATCATAGTCAGTCTAGGATTTGGTATTGTGAA ACCTAGACTGGGACCTACATTCCATAAAGTGATAGGTGTGGGAGCACTCTACTTCTTTGTCAGCTTGATTGAGGGCTGTATGAGACAACTTCAG accaagggagacaactctaaaGACATCCTGGCAGCACAGATTCCACTAGCTGTTATTGATGCCTCCATCTGCTGGTGG ATCTTTGCGAGTCTGATCCAGACTACAAGGACACTGAGACTGAGGAGGAACATCGTCAAATTGTCCTTATACAGACATTTTACAAACTTACTCATATTTGCTGTTCTAG CTTCTGTGGTGTATATGATCTGGTCTCTATCAACACACAAGTTAAAAGTCTGTATAACA GACTGGCGAGAGTTGTGGGTGGATGAAGCTTTCTGGCACTTACTGTTTTCTGTGATGCTGTTAGTGATCATGGTGCTATGGCGACCATCCATCAACAACCAGAG GTATGCATTCTCACCTCTGTTAGATGCTGCTGATGAGGAGGATGATGAGTCGTTGATGAACGATGCCTTTG ATGGCATGAAGATGAGGGGTGTAAAGAGTCCTGTGAATGGATCACCGAAGCAGAGAGATGGCAGGGCCACTATC GAGGATGATCTGAAGTGGGTGGAAGAAAACATTCCAACATCTATCACTGACAA GGCACTACCCAGCCTACTGGATGACTCAGAAGAAGAAATGATGACAGCAAAATATGAAGTCAACAAGATGCAATAG
- the LOC138318912 gene encoding endoplasmic reticulum lectin 1-like, whose amino-acid sequence MFGINMVAIVLFLTVTFTLSVLTTLAFNPFMDSDLHSIDWAGHAPVDQIESHSNVVTMKTAANEKYKCVLPNTKDYEDDSARKNYAGPTPDELMESLFQQKTCSYRIESYWTYELCHGKHMKQYHEDKELSNKKAPPQEYFLGFAKRGKTKEGEEVKEEVKKPTEIKIKKIDNIDLPYFEVNMTDGTTCDLTQQPRKSRFLYVCQPDGRGEIYEFKEVSTCEYEVVVLTAVLCSNPMFKPKNPPVSKIACHPIDGSPDKPTVLKQWDNERNKLLPSKDKLVVKPEIIPDDAEEEEKTAPEPQIQPPKFSVPDKTLGDTTDKQVLREFLSGSHCLQGGSGWWKHELCYGKYVKQFHEDPSGRTDVFLGYWNEEKHLEWLTNHPSKRPTEIGKRKSLHYLYVDGEVCDITGKKRLAEVRLKCVPNPGQPHSVSIYLMEPKTCEYILGIESPLFCSILDRADENGIIKDKINV is encoded by the exons ATGTTTGGAATTAATATGGTTgctattgtattgtttttaacTGTAACATTTACACTGTCTGTTTTGACAACTCTGGCCTTCAATCCTTTCATGGACAGTGATTTACACTCAATCGACTGGGCTGGCCATGCGCCAGTCGATCAG ATTGAAAGTCATAGTAATGTTGTAACTATGAAAACAGCAGCAAATGAAAAGTACAAATGTGTTCTGCCCAATACTAAGGATTATGAGGATGAT TCTGCTAGGAAGAATTACGCAGGCCCTACACCAGATGAACTAATGGAATCTCTATTTCAACAGAAAACTTGTTCATATAGG ATAGAAAGTTACTGGACATATGAACTTTGCCATGGTAAACACATGAAGCAGTATCATGAAGATAAAGAATTAAGTAAT AAAAAAGCTCCCCCACAGGAGTACTTTCTAGGATTTGCTAAACGAG GTAAAACGAAAGAGGGTGAAGAGGTGAAAGAAGAAGTAAAGAAGCCAACAGAG ATTAAGATAAAGAAAATTGACAATATTGATCTACCATACTTTGAAGTAAATATGACAGATGGAACAACATGTGACCTGACACAACAGCCTCGGAAGAGTCGGTTCCTGTATGTGTGTCAGCCTGACGGTCGAGGGGAAATCTACGAGTTTAAGGAGGTGTCTACTTGTGAATATGAAGTTGTAGTCCTCACTGCTGTATTGTGTTCAAATCCAATGTTTAA ACCGAAAAACCCACCAGTGTCTAAGATAGCATGTCATCCTATTGATGGCTCTCCGGATAAACCAACAGTCTTAAAACAATGGGATAACGAACGAAACAAACTGCTGCCT aGTAAAGACAAACTTGTAGTGAAACCTGAAATTATCCCAGATGATGCTGAAGAGGAAGAAAAGACTGCTCCAGAGCCTCAAATACAGCCTCCAAAGTTCTCAGTACCAGACAAAACACTAGGAGACACCACGGACAAACAAGTCCTCCGGGAGTTCCTTTCTGGTAGTCACTGTCTGCAAGGG GGCTCAGGCTGGTGGAAACATGAATTATGTTACGGGAAATATGTTAAACAATTTCATGAG GATCCATCTGGAAGAACTGATGTTTTCCTTGGCTATTGGAATGAGGAAAAACATCTAGAATGGTTAACCAATCATCCTTCAAAGAGACCAACAGAGATTGGAAAAAGAAA ATCTTTACATTACCTTTATGTGGATGGAGAAGTTTGTGACATTACTGGTAAAAAAAGATTAGCAGAAGTTAGATTAAA ATGTGTACCTAATCCTGGTCAGCCCCATTCTGTCTCTATCTACTTAATGGAACCTAAAACTTGTGAATATATTTTAGGG aTTGAGTCTCCACTGTTCTGTAGTATACTGGATCGTGCTGATGAAAATGGTATAATTAAGGATAAAATCAACGTTTAA